TCGACACGAGCGCCCTGGTAAAAAGATACTTCCAGGAGCCTTATTCTGACGAGATTATCGCCAGATGGAAATCGGCCGCCCAAATCGTCACATCCTTTGTTGCTTACGCGGAAACAATGGCTTCCATATATAGGAAGAAACGGGAGGCAGAGCTTGCCGATACGTTGCTCCGGGAAATAGCGGGCTCTTTTCTTAGGGACTGGGAAAGCTTTATCCGTGTAGAGGTCAACGGCGAACTAAATCCCTACATTGAGCGGGTGG
The nucleotide sequence above comes from Syntrophobacterales bacterium. Encoded proteins:
- a CDS encoding type II toxin-antitoxin system VapC family toxin; amino-acid sequence: MILYLDTSALVKRYFQEPYSDEIIARWKSAAQIVTSFVAYAETMASIYRKKREAELADTLLREIAGSFLRDWESFIRVEVNGELNPYIERVVEGYPLRGFDAIHLASALAIREMLPDDFVFACFDDRLTRAARSEGLQTFPLGTAANVKGAA